In the genome of Chryseobacterium oryzae, one region contains:
- a CDS encoding SAM-dependent methyltransferase — protein sequence MLFLIPAYLSENTSVNHFAPVIKDYIMQTDYFFVENEKTARKVVKFFAPEKKQSELKLFLLDKYTENSDVKEAQQLMLQGQDFGLLSEAGLPCIADPGNLMVKWCHEKNIRVIPISGPSSIILALISSGFNGQEFTFNGYLPIDKGEKKKQILHLENLVDKTGYSQIFMETPYRNNQLLEDLIKFLSPHTKLCIAANINDPELEFIKTKTIKEWQKQKPELHKIPAVFVLGK from the coding sequence ATGCTTTTTTTAATTCCTGCTTATCTTTCAGAGAATACATCTGTTAATCATTTTGCTCCGGTAATAAAAGATTATATTATGCAGACCGATTATTTTTTTGTCGAAAATGAAAAAACGGCAAGAAAAGTGGTGAAATTTTTTGCTCCCGAAAAAAAGCAGTCGGAACTGAAACTTTTTCTTTTAGATAAATATACCGAAAATTCAGATGTAAAAGAAGCTCAGCAACTGATGCTTCAAGGACAGGATTTCGGACTTTTATCCGAAGCCGGACTTCCATGTATTGCAGATCCCGGAAATCTCATGGTAAAGTGGTGTCATGAAAAAAATATAAGAGTTATTCCTATTTCTGGGCCTTCGTCTATAATTTTGGCACTCATTTCCAGTGGATTTAATGGTCAGGAATTTACTTTTAACGGATATCTTCCCATAGATAAAGGAGAAAAGAAAAAACAAATTCTGCATTTGGAAAATTTGGTTGATAAAACAGGATATTCTCAAATATTCATGGAAACTCCGTATAGAAATAATCAGCTTTTGGAGGATTTAATTAAATTTCTTTCTCCCCATACAAAACTCTGTATCGCAGCAAACATTAACGATCCCGAACTGGAATTCATCAAAACAAAAACCATTAAAGAATGGCAGAAACAAAAGCCAGAGCTTCATAAAATTCCTGCTGTATTTGTCTTGGGAAAATAA
- a CDS encoding low molecular weight protein-tyrosine-phosphatase — protein MKILMVCLGNICRSPLAEGILKSKLPDTFEVDSAGTIDMHQGSQPDKRSVEIALKNGLDISEQCSRPILLSDLDYYDKIYCMDKNNLRDVLSLAKNEQQKSKVSLLMQDLGLENYSIEVPDPYWSGAEGFEKVFRQIYDACEIISKKLIKSFAESHN, from the coding sequence GTGAAAATATTAATGGTTTGCCTAGGAAATATTTGTAGAAGCCCTTTGGCAGAGGGAATTTTGAAATCTAAACTTCCGGATACTTTTGAAGTAGATTCGGCAGGTACAATAGATATGCACCAAGGAAGCCAACCAGATAAAAGATCGGTGGAAATTGCTCTTAAAAACGGTTTGGATATTTCGGAACAATGTTCAAGGCCAATTCTGTTAAGCGATTTAGATTATTATGATAAAATTTACTGTATGGACAAGAATAATCTTCGTGATGTGCTTTCTCTTGCTAAAAATGAGCAACAAAAAAGTAAAGTCAGTTTACTGATGCAGGATCTCGGTCTGGAAAATTATTCAATAGAAGTTCCCGATCCTTATTGGAGCGGTGCGGAAGGCTTTGAAAAAGTTTTCAGACAGATATATGATGCCTGCGAAATAATCTCTAAAAAACTGATAAAATCTTTTGCTGAATCTCACAATTAA
- the dnaA gene encoding chromosomal replication initiator protein DnaA: MDENLMMVWQKCLQFMRDNLNAAEDNSDLKKLEKSFDLLFDKVQPISLVENNLTLMVPSDFYKEYIEDNYLSLLSAALKKNIGKGVKLWYSVMENKPIGQEKPVTMNMKGKSVPTPKVQETMPQGFSSNIVNPFVVPGIKKVNIDSNLKADFSFDNYVEGESNKFAATVAKSIAKRPGATAFNPLFLYGGYGVGKTHLGQAVGLEVKSQFPDKVVLYLSSEKFIQQFISAAKAHKQTEFANFYQMVDVLIIDDIQFLSGKSATQDSFFHIFDYLHQNGKQIILTSDKAPVDIMDIQDRIVSRFKWGLSAEIKSPDLDTRKKIIEDKLSRDGIVLTEDMLDFLASEAKTNVRELIGVINSVIAYSTIYKSDLSLELLKETINKIAANQKKIINIPYIQEVVCDYFGIKREQLLSKTRKREIALPRQLAMYFAKEFTNATFTKIGEEMGGKDHSTVMYACETIKDVSKIDKEVKKYVKELTEKIKS, encoded by the coding sequence ATGGATGAAAATTTAATGATGGTATGGCAGAAGTGCCTTCAGTTTATGCGGGATAATCTTAACGCAGCCGAAGACAATTCTGATCTCAAAAAACTTGAAAAATCGTTTGATTTACTGTTCGACAAAGTTCAGCCAATTTCTTTGGTTGAGAATAATCTTACGTTGATGGTTCCGAGCGATTTCTATAAAGAATATATTGAAGATAATTATCTGTCATTGCTTTCTGCTGCCCTGAAGAAAAATATTGGCAAAGGTGTTAAACTTTGGTATTCGGTAATGGAAAACAAACCGATAGGTCAGGAAAAACCCGTTACCATGAATATGAAAGGGAAATCTGTTCCTACACCAAAAGTTCAGGAAACAATGCCTCAAGGGTTTTCTTCTAATATTGTAAATCCTTTTGTAGTTCCGGGAATTAAAAAAGTAAATATAGATTCTAATCTTAAAGCAGATTTTTCTTTTGATAATTATGTAGAGGGAGAAAGCAATAAATTTGCTGCAACAGTAGCAAAATCTATTGCCAAAAGACCGGGAGCAACCGCTTTTAACCCTTTGTTTTTGTATGGAGGATATGGAGTGGGAAAAACTCACTTAGGTCAGGCTGTAGGATTAGAGGTAAAAAGCCAGTTTCCAGATAAAGTAGTGCTTTATCTTTCATCAGAAAAATTTATCCAGCAGTTTATTTCTGCTGCTAAAGCTCATAAACAGACAGAATTTGCCAATTTTTATCAAATGGTAGATGTTCTGATTATTGATGATATTCAGTTCTTATCTGGTAAATCTGCAACACAGGACAGTTTCTTTCATATTTTCGATTATCTGCACCAAAACGGAAAACAGATTATTTTAACTTCCGATAAAGCTCCGGTAGATATTATGGATATTCAGGACAGAATTGTTTCCCGTTTCAAATGGGGACTTTCTGCAGAAATAAAATCTCCGGATTTAGATACCAGAAAAAAAATTATCGAAGATAAATTAAGCAGAGACGGAATTGTTCTTACGGAAGATATGCTGGATTTTCTTGCCTCGGAAGCTAAAACGAATGTAAGAGAACTTATCGGAGTAATCAATTCAGTAATTGCGTATTCTACGATTTACAAATCTGATCTCAGTTTAGAGCTTTTAAAGGAAACTATTAATAAAATAGCTGCCAATCAGAAAAAAATCATCAATATTCCTTATATTCAGGAAGTGGTGTGCGATTATTTCGGTATTAAAAGAGAACAGCTTTTATCTAAAACAAGAAAAAGAGAAATTGCTCTTCCAAGACAATTGGCGATGTATTTCGCGAAAGAGTTTACCAATGCCACTTTTACCAAAATTGGAGAAGAAATGGGAGGAAAAGACCATTCTACAGTAATGTACGCATGCGAAACAATAAAAGATGTTTCTAAGATAGATAAAGAAGTAAAAAAATACGTAAAAGAGCTTACCGAAAAGATTAAAAGCTAA
- a CDS encoding acyl-CoA thioesterase, translated as MIHSTHSLRVRYAETDPMKYVYYGNYATYFELGRVELFRSIGISYDEIEKSGIWLPVSDYKIKYLKPALYDQKLEIHTYLKKIPGVRIEFEYEIYNEEGTKITEAATTLFFLNSETHKIIKCPDFLMKLIEENWKE; from the coding sequence ATGATACACTCAACACACTCATTAAGAGTACGTTACGCAGAAACAGATCCTATGAAATATGTTTATTACGGAAATTACGCAACCTATTTCGAATTGGGTCGTGTAGAACTTTTCCGCAGCATAGGAATCTCTTACGATGAAATCGAAAAAAGTGGAATTTGGCTTCCGGTTTCAGATTATAAAATTAAGTATTTAAAACCAGCATTATACGATCAAAAATTAGAAATTCATACTTATTTAAAAAAAATTCCGGGAGTGAGAATTGAATTTGAATATGAAATTTATAATGAAGAAGGAACAAAAATTACAGAAGCAGCTACTACACTATTTTTCTTAAATTCGGAAACCCATAAAATTATTAAATGTCCCGATTTCTTAATGAAGCTAATTGAGGAAAACTGGAAAGAATAA
- the blaRAA gene encoding RAA family extended-spectrum beta-lactamase — MKNIKLLLILFSGFIFAQQSVLNKKINSIIKDKKATIGISVLGFENNFQYHKNGNKKLPMLSVFKFHIAATVLDWVDKGKLSLEQKIFIKKEDLLKDTWSPIRDQYPDGNIEMSLDEIIRYTVAWSDNNGCDILLKLIGGTETVQKFIDSKGVKNFQIKNNEEQMHKASKYVYENYTTTQSLALLYKQFFQGKILSEKSTHYLYNIMLNTETGKNKLKEQLPPKTIAHKTGSSGKYEGLTIAENDSGIVTLPNDKHYSIVVFVNNSTEPEAVNCKMISDISKTVWDYFNK; from the coding sequence ATGAAAAACATCAAATTACTTTTAATCCTGTTTTCGGGTTTTATATTTGCCCAACAATCGGTTTTAAACAAAAAAATAAATTCTATTATTAAAGATAAAAAAGCAACGATCGGAATTTCTGTTTTAGGATTTGAAAACAATTTTCAATATCATAAAAATGGTAACAAAAAGCTTCCCATGCTCAGTGTTTTTAAATTTCATATTGCTGCAACAGTCTTGGATTGGGTAGATAAAGGAAAACTTTCTTTGGAGCAGAAAATTTTCATAAAAAAGGAAGATCTTCTTAAAGATACCTGGTCGCCTATTCGTGATCAATATCCCGATGGAAATATTGAAATGAGTCTTGACGAAATCATCCGTTACACCGTTGCATGGAGTGATAATAATGGTTGCGACATTCTTCTGAAATTGATTGGCGGCACAGAAACAGTACAAAAATTTATAGATTCTAAAGGAGTTAAAAATTTTCAAATTAAGAATAATGAAGAGCAGATGCATAAAGCCTCAAAATATGTTTACGAAAATTATACAACTACCCAATCTTTAGCATTGCTTTATAAGCAGTTTTTTCAGGGAAAAATTCTTTCAGAAAAATCTACACATTATTTATATAATATCATGCTGAACACGGAAACCGGCAAAAATAAGCTTAAAGAACAACTTCCTCCGAAAACTATTGCACACAAAACTGGCTCTTCAGGAAAATATGAAGGCTTAACAATTGCTGAAAATGACAGCGGAATTGTTACTTTGCCCAACGATAAGCACTACTCTATTGTCGTTTTTGTGAATAATTCTACCGAACCGGAAGCAGTAAACTGTAAGATGATTTCAGATATTTCAAAAACAGTTTGGGATTATTTTAATAAGTAA
- a CDS encoding 3-hydroxybutyryl-CoA dehydrogenase, whose product MKNIVVIGAGTMGNGIAHTFAQSGFSVNLVDVSQEALDKGLKTITTNLDRIIAKGNLTEEKKAETLSNITTYTQLKDAVTNADLIVEAATENQDLKLKIFAQMDEFAPENCILATNTSSISITKIAAATKRADKVIGMHFMNPVPIMKLVEIIKGYSTSKETFDSIYEMSKTLGKVPVEVNDYPGFVANRILMPMINESIETLYNGVAGVEEIDTVMKLGMAHPMGPLQLADFIGLDVCLAILNVMYDGFKNPKYAPNPLLVNMVMAGKLGVKSGEGFYDYFESKKAEKVAKMFSK is encoded by the coding sequence ATTAAAAACATTGTAGTTATCGGAGCAGGAACCATGGGAAACGGTATCGCACACACTTTTGCACAAAGCGGATTTAGTGTAAATCTTGTTGATGTTTCTCAGGAAGCTTTAGATAAAGGTCTGAAAACCATTACTACCAATCTCGACAGAATAATTGCAAAAGGAAATCTTACTGAAGAGAAAAAAGCAGAAACTTTAAGCAATATTACAACGTACACGCAATTAAAAGATGCGGTAACCAATGCAGATCTTATCGTTGAAGCTGCTACAGAAAACCAAGATCTAAAGCTGAAAATTTTCGCACAAATGGATGAATTTGCTCCCGAAAATTGCATTTTGGCTACTAATACATCTTCAATCTCGATTACAAAAATTGCTGCCGCTACCAAAAGAGCAGACAAAGTAATAGGAATGCATTTTATGAATCCTGTTCCGATTATGAAGCTGGTAGAAATCATTAAAGGCTATTCTACATCGAAAGAAACGTTCGATTCTATCTACGAAATGAGCAAAACTTTAGGAAAAGTACCGGTAGAAGTGAACGATTATCCTGGATTTGTTGCAAACAGAATTTTAATGCCAATGATTAATGAGTCTATTGAAACATTATACAACGGCGTTGCAGGAGTTGAAGAAATAGACACGGTAATGAAATTGGGTATGGCACATCCTATGGGACCGCTTCAGCTTGCAGATTTCATCGGTTTGGATGTTTGCCTAGCAATTCTGAATGTAATGTACGACGGTTTCAAAAATCCAAAATATGCACCAAATCCTTTATTGGTAAATATGGTGATGGCAGGTAAATTGGGTGTAAAATCCGGTGAAGGTTTTTATGATTATTTTGAAAGCAAAAAAGCTGAAAAAGTAGCTAAAATGTTTTCCAAATAA
- a CDS encoding NUDIX hydrolase, with amino-acid sequence MESFGKDLLQKIKKASLEGQNAHGIFSPPYRPLFSYDQILEKNPKFAAVNIVLYLKNDEWHFPLIVRSINEHDRHSGQISLPGGKREELDKDFAETAIRETSEEIGIEKPYVKIIRELSPIYIPPSNFYVYPYISYTKRNPEFILQQTEAVEVIEFPITSFLNLSGTPEIMALPGAGGKEVPVINFNGYIIWGATAMILSEFSQLIKKM; translated from the coding sequence ATGGAAAGTTTTGGAAAAGATTTATTACAGAAAATTAAAAAAGCATCTCTCGAAGGTCAGAATGCACACGGAATTTTTTCCCCACCATACAGACCTTTGTTCAGCTACGATCAGATTTTAGAAAAAAATCCAAAGTTTGCTGCAGTTAACATTGTTCTCTATCTTAAAAATGATGAATGGCATTTTCCGCTCATTGTAAGATCTATTAACGAACACGACAGACACAGCGGACAGATTTCTCTTCCCGGAGGAAAACGCGAAGAACTGGATAAAGATTTTGCCGAAACTGCCATAAGAGAAACTTCTGAAGAAATAGGAATTGAAAAACCTTACGTAAAAATAATTCGTGAGCTCTCTCCTATTTACATTCCGCCGAGTAATTTTTATGTGTATCCTTATATTTCTTATACGAAAAGAAATCCTGAATTTATCTTACAGCAAACCGAAGCTGTAGAAGTGATAGAATTTCCCATTACATCGTTCCTGAATCTTTCCGGAACGCCAGAAATTATGGCACTTCCCGGAGCTGGAGGAAAAGAAGTTCCTGTTATTAATTTCAACGGATATATTATTTGGGGAGCCACTGCAATGATTTTAAGCGAATTCAGCCAGTTGATTAAAAAAATGTAA
- a CDS encoding lysophospholipid acyltransferase family protein codes for MAKKNIFTDSFGTPYFLKRLIIFILGFISYRRFNGFNKLKITGTENLVDLPDTNVLFVSNHQTYFADVAAMYHAFCAVNNGYLNTIKNPIYLLNPRVDFYYVAAEETMNKGILPKIFKIAGAVTVKRTWRAEGKNVNRMVDLSEIDNIMKALDNGWVATFPQGTTAAFAQGRKGTAKLIKNQRPIVIPIKINGFRRAFDKKGLRVKVTGVKPTMEFKKPLDIDYDNENAQEILYKIMTAIEQTEDFNVLHTYDEEIKAKKSEQNKSQN; via the coding sequence ATGGCGAAGAAAAATATTTTCACCGATTCGTTCGGAACTCCTTATTTTTTAAAAAGACTTATTATTTTCATTCTTGGATTTATTTCTTACAGAAGATTTAATGGTTTCAACAAACTGAAAATTACAGGAACAGAAAATTTGGTAGATCTTCCCGACACGAATGTATTATTCGTATCTAATCATCAAACCTATTTTGCGGATGTCGCTGCAATGTATCATGCTTTTTGTGCTGTAAATAACGGATATTTAAATACCATTAAAAATCCTATTTATCTTCTCAACCCCAGAGTAGATTTTTATTACGTAGCCGCAGAAGAAACCATGAATAAAGGTATTCTTCCGAAAATCTTCAAAATTGCAGGAGCAGTTACTGTAAAAAGAACATGGAGAGCAGAAGGAAAAAACGTTAACAGAATGGTAGATCTTAGCGAGATTGATAATATCATGAAAGCTCTGGATAACGGTTGGGTAGCCACATTTCCGCAAGGAACAACTGCTGCTTTTGCACAGGGAAGAAAAGGAACCGCAAAACTGATAAAAAACCAAAGACCTATTGTAATTCCTATAAAAATAAATGGTTTCCGAAGAGCATTTGATAAAAAAGGACTTCGCGTAAAAGTTACGGGAGTAAAACCTACTATGGAATTCAAGAAACCTTTGGATATAGATTACGACAACGAAAATGCTCAGGAAATTCTATATAAAATAATGACTGCGATAGAACAGACGGAAGATTTTAATGTACTTCATACTTATGATGAAGAAATTAAAGCCAAAAAATCTGAACAGAATAAATCTCAAAATTAA
- a CDS encoding UDP-N-acetylmuramate--L-alanine ligase, translated as MRTHFIAIGGSAMHNLAIALKDKGYIVTGSDDAIFEPSRSRLQKKEILPEELGWFPEKITSDIDAVILGMHAHQDNPELAKAKELGLKIYSYPEFLYEQSKEKTRVVIAGSHGKTTITSMILHVLNFHQKDVDFMVGAQLEGFDCMVKLTEDNDFMVLEGDEYLSSPIDLRSKFLLYQPNIALLSGIAWDHINVFKTFDDYIEQFRKFVASITPGGVLVYNEEDKEVVKVVESADNYFRKIPYKTPEYEIANGKVLLKTEMGDVPLSVFGAHNLLNLEGARHICHTLGIMDEDFYEAIMSFKGASKRLEKIEREDKGILYKDFAHAPSKVKAAVKAFCEQFKNQKKYGFLELHTYSSLNPVFLEQYDHAMDGLDEAIVFYSEDALKIKRMEPISPDLIKEMFKKDDLKVFTNAEDLHHYWDTLDKTQGVYMMMSSGNFGGLDLTH; from the coding sequence TTGAGAACGCATTTCATTGCTATCGGCGGAAGCGCCATGCACAATCTCGCGATTGCTTTAAAAGATAAAGGTTATATAGTTACAGGATCAGACGATGCTATTTTCGAACCATCCAGATCAAGACTGCAAAAAAAAGAAATCTTACCTGAAGAATTAGGATGGTTTCCCGAAAAAATAACTTCAGATATTGATGCAGTGATTCTTGGAATGCACGCTCATCAGGATAATCCGGAATTGGCAAAAGCAAAAGAATTAGGTTTAAAAATCTATTCTTATCCAGAATTTTTGTACGAACAGTCTAAAGAAAAAACCAGAGTTGTTATTGCCGGATCTCATGGGAAAACAACCATTACATCTATGATTCTTCACGTACTGAATTTCCACCAAAAAGATGTAGACTTTATGGTTGGAGCTCAGCTAGAAGGATTCGACTGTATGGTAAAACTTACAGAAGATAATGATTTTATGGTTTTAGAAGGTGACGAATACCTTTCATCTCCCATAGATTTACGCTCCAAATTTCTTTTATACCAACCTAACATTGCTCTGTTAAGTGGAATTGCATGGGATCACATTAATGTTTTTAAAACTTTTGATGATTATATAGAACAATTCCGAAAATTTGTTGCTAGCATTACTCCGGGTGGTGTTCTTGTTTATAATGAAGAAGATAAAGAAGTAGTGAAAGTGGTAGAAAGTGCCGATAATTATTTCAGAAAAATACCATACAAAACGCCAGAATACGAAATTGCAAACGGTAAAGTTCTCCTTAAAACTGAAATGGGAGACGTTCCGCTTTCTGTTTTCGGAGCCCATAATTTATTGAATCTGGAAGGTGCAAGACATATTTGCCATACTTTAGGAATTATGGATGAAGACTTTTATGAGGCGATTATGAGCTTTAAAGGTGCATCTAAACGTTTGGAGAAAATAGAAAGAGAAGACAAAGGCATTTTATATAAAGACTTTGCACACGCTCCCAGCAAAGTAAAAGCTGCTGTAAAAGCTTTTTGTGAGCAGTTTAAAAACCAAAAAAAATATGGTTTTCTGGAGCTTCACACTTATTCGAGCTTAAATCCTGTTTTCTTAGAACAGTATGACCACGCAATGGACGGATTGGATGAAGCAATAGTTTTTTATTCTGAAGATGCTTTAAAAATTAAACGTATGGAGCCTATTTCTCCGGATTTAATTAAAGAAATGTTTAAAAAAGATGATTTAAAAGTTTTCACGAATGCTGAAGATTTACATCATTATTGGGATACTTTAGATAAAACTCAGGGTGTTTATATGATGATGAGTTCAGGGAACTTTGGCGGATTAGATTTAACTCACTAA
- the aceA gene encoding isocitrate lyase: protein MKTKQEKIQELEKDWLENPRWNGIKRPYTAEDVLKLRGSYTLDYTIATEMSKKFWQKLNNQDFVAGLGALTGNQAVQEVDAGLEAIYLSGWQVAADANLSGEMYPDQSLYPANSVPSVVKKINNALLRADQIQSVNGAGEKEYLVPIIADAEAGFGGNLNAYELMKQMIEAGAAAVHFEDQLSSAKKCGHLGGKVLVPTQEAINKLIAARLAADVLGVPSVIIARTDADAADLLTSDIDDRDKKFVTGERTSEGFYVVKNGVEQGIDRGLSYAPYADLIWMETSNPDLEQARRFAEGIHAKFPGKMLAYNCSPSFNWAAKLSESEMLTFREELAKMGYKFQFITLAGFHALNTAMFELALAYKERGMAGYSQLQEREFALQKQGFRAVKHQSFVGTGYFDEVQNIVTNGSSATVAMKDSTETAQFH from the coding sequence ATGAAAACAAAGCAAGAAAAAATTCAGGAATTAGAAAAAGACTGGCTAGAAAATCCGCGTTGGAACGGTATTAAAAGACCTTATACTGCAGAAGATGTTCTTAAACTTCGTGGTTCATATACATTAGACTATACCATTGCCACAGAAATGTCTAAAAAATTCTGGCAAAAATTGAATAATCAGGATTTTGTTGCCGGTTTAGGAGCTTTAACAGGAAATCAGGCGGTACAAGAAGTAGATGCGGGTTTAGAAGCAATTTATCTTTCCGGATGGCAAGTTGCAGCAGATGCCAATTTATCCGGTGAAATGTATCCTGACCAATCCTTGTATCCGGCGAATTCTGTGCCTTCTGTGGTTAAAAAAATCAATAATGCTTTATTGAGAGCAGACCAAATACAATCGGTAAATGGTGCAGGAGAAAAAGAATATTTAGTTCCGATCATTGCCGATGCAGAAGCGGGTTTCGGCGGAAATCTCAATGCTTATGAATTAATGAAACAAATGATAGAAGCAGGTGCGGCCGCAGTTCATTTTGAAGATCAGCTTTCTTCAGCAAAAAAATGTGGGCATTTGGGAGGGAAAGTTCTGGTTCCTACTCAAGAAGCTATTAATAAACTGATCGCGGCACGTTTGGCGGCAGATGTTTTGGGTGTTCCTAGTGTTATTATTGCCAGAACCGATGCCGATGCGGCAGATCTTTTAACTTCGGATATTGATGACAGAGATAAAAAATTTGTTACCGGTGAAAGAACCAGTGAAGGTTTTTATGTAGTGAAAAATGGAGTAGAACAGGGGATTGACAGAGGTTTGTCTTACGCACCATATGCAGATCTTATCTGGATGGAAACATCTAACCCGGATTTGGAACAGGCAAGAAGGTTTGCAGAAGGTATTCATGCGAAATTTCCTGGGAAAATGTTGGCATATAACTGTTCTCCATCTTTTAACTGGGCAGCAAAACTTAGCGAAAGTGAAATGCTAACTTTCAGAGAAGAATTGGCTAAAATGGGCTATAAATTCCAGTTTATTACTTTGGCAGGTTTCCATGCACTCAATACAGCAATGTTCGAATTGGCTTTGGCATACAAAGAACGAGGAATGGCAGGATATTCTCAGTTACAGGAAAGGGAATTTGCTTTACAGAAGCAGGGCTTCAGAGCGGTTAAACACCAATCGTTTGTGGGAACGGGTTATTTTGATGAGGTACAGAATATTGTTACCAACGGATCTTCAGCAACAGTTGCTATGAAAGATTCTACCGAAACAGCTCAATTTCATTGA
- the aceB gene encoding malate synthase A translates to METKSLIKIQSEQQFKEIFTPNLVDFLVELHQNFNNKRLELLEERRKMQEDFDKGVLPKFLSETEDIRNGDWVCAPIPEDLLDRRVEITGPVNRKMIINALNSGSSTFMADFEDSNAPTWENCMEGQINLTDAVNKKIDFTNENGKSYGLNEKTAVLLVRPRGLHLSEKHIEINGSLASASLIDFGIYFFRNAKKLIQNGSGAYFYLPKLEHYKEARWWNDVFVFAQNYLNIPQGSIKATVLVETITASFQIDEILFELKEHSSGLNCGRWDYIFSYIKKFRNLPQFLVPDRDQVTMKSPFMSAYSKRVIEICHKRNVHAIGGMAAQIPIKNDYEANSLAFGKVKQDKEHEVKNGHDGTWVAHPALVSVAKDVFDRFMPTKNQIDKKFDYQITEKELLEIPQGEITEKGVRKNINVGILYIESWLMGIGAAALYNLMEDAATAEISRTQIWQWLKNNAVLNDGRKLTREMILQWEFEEIERIEQYVGENRFKNGKFSLAKELFNELILNEKFEEFLTLKAYPFI, encoded by the coding sequence ATGGAAACTAAGTCTTTAATTAAAATACAATCGGAACAGCAGTTTAAAGAGATTTTTACACCAAATCTTGTCGATTTCTTAGTTGAATTACACCAAAATTTCAACAATAAAAGATTAGAACTTTTAGAAGAAAGAAGAAAAATGCAAGAGGATTTCGACAAAGGAGTACTTCCGAAATTTCTATCTGAAACAGAAGATATCAGAAACGGAGATTGGGTTTGTGCTCCGATTCCTGAAGATTTGTTGGATAGAAGAGTAGAAATAACAGGACCTGTGAACAGGAAGATGATTATCAATGCTTTAAATTCAGGATCTTCTACTTTTATGGCAGATTTTGAGGACAGCAATGCTCCAACGTGGGAAAATTGCATGGAAGGACAAATTAATCTTACTGATGCTGTCAACAAAAAAATAGATTTCACGAATGAGAATGGGAAATCTTACGGACTTAATGAAAAAACTGCGGTTCTACTGGTTCGTCCGAGAGGTTTGCATCTTTCTGAAAAGCATATCGAAATAAATGGAAGTTTGGCTTCGGCTTCATTAATAGATTTTGGAATTTATTTTTTCAGAAATGCCAAAAAACTTATCCAAAATGGCAGCGGTGCATATTTTTATCTTCCAAAACTCGAGCATTACAAAGAGGCAAGATGGTGGAACGATGTTTTTGTTTTTGCCCAGAATTATCTTAATATTCCACAGGGAAGTATTAAAGCAACTGTTTTAGTAGAAACTATTACTGCTTCTTTTCAGATTGATGAGATTTTATTTGAATTGAAAGAACATAGTTCAGGTTTAAATTGCGGAAGATGGGATTACATATTTTCATACATTAAAAAATTTAGAAATCTGCCTCAGTTTTTAGTTCCGGATAGAGATCAGGTTACTATGAAATCTCCTTTTATGAGTGCTTACTCGAAAAGGGTAATTGAGATTTGCCACAAAAGAAATGTACACGCAATTGGTGGAATGGCGGCTCAGATTCCTATTAAAAACGACTATGAAGCCAACAGTTTGGCATTCGGAAAAGTAAAACAGGATAAAGAGCATGAGGTGAAAAATGGTCATGACGGCACTTGGGTTGCCCATCCCGCTTTGGTTTCTGTTGCTAAAGATGTTTTCGACCGTTTTATGCCAACAAAAAATCAAATTGATAAAAAATTTGATTATCAAATAACCGAAAAAGAGCTTTTGGAAATTCCGCAAGGGGAAATCACTGAAAAAGGGGTTAGAAAAAACATTAATGTTGGTATTCTTTATATAGAATCCTGGCTTATGGGAATTGGTGCGGCTGCTCTTTATAACCTTATGGAAGATGCAGCGACAGCAGAAATATCGCGTACACAAATTTGGCAATGGTTAAAAAATAATGCCGTTTTGAATGATGGAAGAAAACTGACTCGCGAAATGATTTTGCAATGGGAATTTGAAGAAATCGAACGCATCGAGCAATATGTAGGTGAAAATCGTTTTAAAAATGGAAAATTTTCCTTGGCTAAAGAACTTTTCAACGAACTAATTCTCAATGAAAAATTTGAAGAGTTTTTAACCTTAAAAGCCTATCCGTTTATTTAA